The genome window CGGCTGGTCAGCGACCGCCACCAGGAAGAACTGGCGCAGTCGCTGCAACTGGGCATCGACGATTACTTCCAGGCGTTTCCGGTGCATGCCTGAGCCGCTGCGTTCTCTTCCACTGACCTTTGCCCATCCAATGCACCTGCCCATGCAATCGCCGCTGCCCGACGTCGCGAGCAGCGAACCCTCCACGATCGCCGCGCCGCTGCAGTGGGTCGGCATGGACGGCATCGCCCTGCCGATCCGCCTGTGCGATGCGGCCGCCACCGACGCCCTGCCGGCGCAGGCGGCGCTGCACGTCGATCTGCCGGCGGTGCAGGTCAAGGGCATCCACATGTCGCGGCTGTACCGGCTGCTGGACGATTACGCGCAGCAGCCGCTGTCGCCGTCCCTCTTGGCGCAGCTGCTGCGCGCGATGGTGCACAGCCATGCCGATTGCGCCTCCAGCGCGGCGCGGGTATCGCTGCGCCTGTCGCTGCTGCGGCGCAGCCCGGCGTTGCGCAGCGAGGGACTGGCTGGCTGGAAGGCGTATCCGCTGCGGATCGACGCGGTGCTGCGCGGCGCCAGCGTGCGCGTGGAGGTCGCCGTGGACGTGCTCTATTCCTCGACCTGTCCGTGCTCGGCGGCGCTGGCGCGGCAATTGCTCAGCGCGGCGTTCCTGCAGCAGCATGCCGCGCAGCCCTCGCTGCAGCGCGAGGCCGTGGCCGCGTGGCTGCTGCAGCATGGCAGCCATGCCACCGCGCACAGCCAGCGCAGCATCGCCACGCTGCAGGTGGCGGTGTCGCCGCGCGCGCTGCGCTTCGACCTGAGCGCGTTGATCGAACTGGCCGAGCAGGCCCTGGCCACGCCGGTGCAGGCCGCGGTGCGGCGCGCCGACGAACAGGCTTTCGCCCGCCTCAATGGCGCCAACCTGATGTACGTGGAAGATGCGGCGCGGCGCCTGCAGCAGGCGCTAGGCGCGCGCTACCAGGGCGTAAGGGTGCAGGTGCGGCACCTGGAGAGCCTGCACCCGCACGACGCGGTGGCCGAGGCCGGTGCTCCCGAAAGCGGATCCGGCGCTCCGGATCCGTTCGCGGCGGGCGAGGGCGCCCGATGATCCGCCGCAATCCGCGCGGCGACCTGCCGGTGGTCGACGAGAGCGCATTCGTCGATCCCACCGCCATCCTGTGCGGACGGGTCGTTGTCGCCGCGCACGTGTTCATCGGCCCGTACGCGGTGATCCGCGCCGACGAGACCGACGCCGACGGCGGCATCGAGCCGATCCACATCGGCGCCTACGCCAACATCCAGGACGGGGTGGTGATCCATTCCAAAGCCGGCGCGGCGGTGCTGATCGGGGCGCGCAGCTCGATCGCGCACCGCGCCATCGTGCATGGGCCGTGCACGGTCGGCGAGCGCGTGTTCATCGGCTTCAACAGCGTGCTGTTCAATTGCGAGGTCGGCGACGGCTGCGTGGTCCGGCACAATGCCGTGGTCGACGGCTGCGATCTGCCGCCGGGGTTCTACGTGCCGTCGACCGAGCGCATCGGGCCGTGCACCGACCTGTCCAGGATCGCGCGGGTCAGCGTCGCAGCCAGCGAATTCTCCGAGGAGGTGGCCGCGACCAACATCCGCCTGGTCGAGGGCTACCGGCGCCTGCGCAACCAATGGTGAGTGAGCGCGCCCCGGTCCGGGGCCGGCCCCACAACGCAAAAGCCCCGCCAGGGCGGGGCTTTTGTGGTTTTCGCTGCAGGCGAGGCGCCGATGGTGCTCCCTAGGGGGCTCGAACCCCTGTTTTAGCCTTGAGAGGGCCACGTCCTAACCATTAGACGAAGGGAGCAGGTTGGTCGCATCGATTGCAGGGCGCTAGTATATGGGGCTAGCCGCCCGGCGGCAATCCCGCAACTCGATACGGAAGCGCCATCATCAATCCGCCAGTTCCTGTGCCGTTCACCCTGCAGCTGATCCCGCGCGATCAGCACAACGTCTCGCGCAAGGACATCAGTCCCAATGCGTTGCGCGTGCTGTACCGGCTACGCGAAGCCGGCTTCGGCGCGTACCTGGTCGGCGGCGCGGTCCGCGACCTGCTGGTCGAGCTGCAGCCCAAGGACTTCGACGTCGCCACCGACGCCACCCCCGAGCAGGTCAAGCAGCTGTTCCGCAACTGCCGCCTGATCGGCCGCCGCTTCCGCCTGGCGCACGTGGTGTACGGCCGCGAGATCATCGAGGTGGCCACGTTCCGCGCCAACGTCGACGACGGCAGCGGCGACCGCGAACTCGACAACGGCCGCCTGGTCCGCGACAACGTCTACGGCAGCATCGAGGACGACGCGGTCCGCCGCGACTTCACCTGCAACGCGCTGTACTACGCGATCGAGGATTTCTCGGTGCGCGACTACACCGGCGGTTTCGCCGACGTGCAGGCGCGGCTGATGCGCATGATCGGCGACCCCGAGCAGCGCTACCGCGAAGACCCGGTGCGCATGCTGCGCGCGGTGCGCCTGGCCGCCAAGCTGAATTTCGAGATCGAGCCGAGCACCGCCGAGCCGCTCCCGCGCCTGGCCGGGCTGCTGGCCGAAGCGGCGCCGGCCCGGTTGTTCGAGGAAGTGCTGAAGCTGTTCCTGTCCGGCGACGGCGTGGCCAGCTTCGAGGGCCTGGAGCGTTACGGCCTGCTCGCCGCGCTGTTCCCGGAGAGCGCCGCGGCGCTGCATTCCAACCGCAGCGGCGCGCTGCGGCGAATGCTGATCGAAGGCCTGCGCAGCACCGATGCGCGGGTGGCCAACGACGAGCCGGTATCGCCGGCGTTCCTGTTCGCGCTGCTGCTGTGGCCGGCCTACTGCCGCGCGCTGATGGCGCTGCAGAAGCAGGGCATGCAGCTGGAAGAAGCGCAGCGTCGCGCCGCCGACCGGGTGACCCTGCACCAGCTGAGCACGGTCGCGTTGCCGCGGCGTTTCTCGCTGCCGATGCAGGAGATCTGGCTGCTGCAGTCGCGCTTCACCTCGCGGCAGAAGAAGCGGGTGGTGCGCACGCTATCGCATCCGCGCTTCCGCGCCGCGTTCGATTTCCTGATCCTGCGCCAGTCGGCCTCGGCCGAGCACGAGGCCGACATCGCCTATTGGCGCGAACTGCAGCAGCAGCCCGGTTACGCGCCGCCGCCGCGCGGCTTCGACCCGGAGATCGACTACGTCGGCGACGAAGTGGCGATGGCACCGGCCGACAGCGAGGAAACCCCCAAGCGCCGCCGGCGCCGGCGCCGGCGTCCGGATGCCGCCGCACCGGCCGAGTGAGCGCCGCGCTCGGTCCCGCGCCGGTGCAGGCCTGCATCGGCCTGGGCGGCAACCTCGGCGATGCGGTCGCCACCCTGCGCGCGGCCATCGCCGCCCTGGACACGCTGCCGCACACACGCCTGCTGCGCGCCTCGCAGCTGTACCGCAGCCCGGCCTGGGGCAACCAGGCGCAGCCGGATTTCATCAATGCCGCCGCGCTGCTGAGCACCGGCTTGCCGGCGCCGGAACTGCTGCAGGCGCTGCTGGCGTTGGAAGCCCGCCACGGCCGCCAGCGCACCCCCGGCGAGCGCTGGGGCCCGCGCACCCTGGACCTGGATCTGCTGCTGTACGCCGAGGCGGTGATCGATCTGCCCGGCTTGCAGGTGCCGCACCCGCACCTGCACCAGCGCGGTTTCGCCTTGCTGCCGCTGGCCGAGATCGCCGCCGAGGCGACCATTCCCGGCCATGGAACGGTGCGTGACGTCAGCGGCCGCATCGAAACCGACGGGATCGTGGCAATCGGTAGATAATGTCCGGCTTATCACCGCACCGCATGAGCTTATGAGCAGCCACGCCGACAGCAAGCCCTGGACCGTTCCCGCCCTGGCCGAGGCCAAGCGCCGCCAGCAGAAACTGGTGATGCTGACCGCCTACGACGCCGGCTTCGCACGCGTGTTCGAGGCCAATGGCGTGGACCTGATCCTGATCGGCGATTCGCTGGGCATGGTGGTGCAGGGCCACGACTCGACCCTGCCGGTGACCGTGGACGACATCGTCTATCACACCGCGGCGGTGGCACGGGTGCTGCAGCGCGCGCTGCTGGTGGCCGACCTGCCGTTTCAGTCCGACGCCACCCCCGAGCGCGCGCTGGACGCGGCGACCCGGCTGCTGCAGGCCGGCGCGGAGATGGTCAAGCTGGAGGGCGCCGGGCACAAGCTGGAGGTGATCCGCTTCCTCAGCGAGCGCGACATCCCGGTGTGTTCGCACCTGGGCCTGACCCCGCAGTCGGTGCTGACTTTCGGCGGCTACAAGATCCAGGGCCGCGAGCAAGCCGCCGCGGCCAAACTGCTTGCCGACGCCAAGGCGGCGGCTGCGGCCGGCGCCGCGCTGCTGGTGCTGGAATGCGTGCCGTCGCCGCTGGCCGCGCGCATCACCGCCGAGATCGGGATTCCCACCATCGGCATCGGCGCCGGTCCCGACTGCGACGGCCAGGTGCTGGTGCTGCACGACGTCCTGGGCCTGGACAGCGGCCACCGGCGGCCGCGCTTCGTCAAGGATTTCCTGGCCGAAGGCGGCTCCATCGCCGGCGCGGTGCGCGCCTATGCCGACGCGGTGCGCGCCGGCACCTTCCCCGACGCCGAACACGCCTACGCCAAATGATCGAAACCCTCACCGACCTGGCGCGGCTGCGCGCCGTCGTTTCCGGCTGGAAGCGGCAGGGCCTGCGCGTGGCCTTCGTGCCGACCATGGGCAACCTGCACGCCGGGCATTTCTCGCTGGTGATGCTGGCCCGGCAATACGCCGACCGGGTGGTGTCCAGCGTGTTCGTCAACCCGACCCAGTTCGGGCCGAACGAGGACTTCACCCGCTACCCGCGCACCCCCGAGGCCGACACCAGCGGCCTGGAAGGCGCCGGCTGCGACGTGCTGTGGCTGCCGACGGTGGAGAGCATGTACCCGCTTGGCGTGGAGCTGGCGCTGCGCATGCACACGCCCGGAGTCAGCGAAGTGCTGGAAGGCGCCTGCCGTCCCGGCCATTTCGACGGCGTGTGCACCGTGGTCGCGCGTCTGTTCAACCAGGTGCAGCCGGACCTGGCCGCGTTCGGCAAGAAGGACTACCAGCAGCTGGCGGTGATCCGGCAGATGGTGGCCGACCTGGCGTTCCCGATCGAGATCCTGGGCGGCGGCATCGTACGCGAGGCCGACGGTCTGGCGATGAGTTCGCGCAACCAGTATCTGTCGGCCGAGGAGCGGCCGCGCGCGGCGCAGATCCGCCAGACCCTGCTGGCGATGCGCGACTGGCATGTCGCCGGGCGTCCGCGTGCCGAGATCGAGGCGGCGGCCAGCGCGCAGCTGCAGGCCGCCGGCTTCGTGGTCGATTACACCGTGCTGCGCCTGCCCGACCTGAGCGAGCCGCAGGATCACCAAGGCCCACGCGTGGCGCTGATCGCCGCGCGCCTGGGGCGCACCCGCCTGATCGACAATCTGGAATTCTGAGCGCGCCGGCCACCGGGGTGCGGCGCGCCGGTCGGCTTCGCGCGTCGCGACTGTATCCGCAGCAGCAAGCTGCGCCGCTCGCCGCGTCGCGCATTGC of Xanthomonas translucens pv. cerealis contains these proteins:
- the panB gene encoding 3-methyl-2-oxobutanoate hydroxymethyltransferase, giving the protein MSSHADSKPWTVPALAEAKRRQQKLVMLTAYDAGFARVFEANGVDLILIGDSLGMVVQGHDSTLPVTVDDIVYHTAAVARVLQRALLVADLPFQSDATPERALDAATRLLQAGAEMVKLEGAGHKLEVIRFLSERDIPVCSHLGLTPQSVLTFGGYKIQGREQAAAAKLLADAKAAAAAGAALLVLECVPSPLAARITAEIGIPTIGIGAGPDCDGQVLVLHDVLGLDSGHRRPRFVKDFLAEGGSIAGAVRAYADAVRAGTFPDAEHAYAK
- the folE2 gene encoding GTP cyclohydrolase FolE2 gives rise to the protein MQSPLPDVASSEPSTIAAPLQWVGMDGIALPIRLCDAAATDALPAQAALHVDLPAVQVKGIHMSRLYRLLDDYAQQPLSPSLLAQLLRAMVHSHADCASSAARVSLRLSLLRRSPALRSEGLAGWKAYPLRIDAVLRGASVRVEVAVDVLYSSTCPCSAALARQLLSAAFLQQHAAQPSLQREAVAAWLLQHGSHATAHSQRSIATLQVAVSPRALRFDLSALIELAEQALATPVQAAVRRADEQAFARLNGANLMYVEDAARRLQQALGARYQGVRVQVRHLESLHPHDAVAEAGAPESGSGAPDPFAAGEGAR
- a CDS encoding gamma carbonic anhydrase family protein, with the translated sequence MIRRNPRGDLPVVDESAFVDPTAILCGRVVVAAHVFIGPYAVIRADETDADGGIEPIHIGAYANIQDGVVIHSKAGAAVLIGARSSIAHRAIVHGPCTVGERVFIGFNSVLFNCEVGDGCVVRHNAVVDGCDLPPGFYVPSTERIGPCTDLSRIARVSVAASEFSEEVAATNIRLVEGYRRLRNQW
- the pcnB gene encoding polynucleotide adenylyltransferase PcnB; the protein is MPFTLQLIPRDQHNVSRKDISPNALRVLYRLREAGFGAYLVGGAVRDLLVELQPKDFDVATDATPEQVKQLFRNCRLIGRRFRLAHVVYGREIIEVATFRANVDDGSGDRELDNGRLVRDNVYGSIEDDAVRRDFTCNALYYAIEDFSVRDYTGGFADVQARLMRMIGDPEQRYREDPVRMLRAVRLAAKLNFEIEPSTAEPLPRLAGLLAEAAPARLFEEVLKLFLSGDGVASFEGLERYGLLAALFPESAAALHSNRSGALRRMLIEGLRSTDARVANDEPVSPAFLFALLLWPAYCRALMALQKQGMQLEEAQRRAADRVTLHQLSTVALPRRFSLPMQEIWLLQSRFTSRQKKRVVRTLSHPRFRAAFDFLILRQSASAEHEADIAYWRELQQQPGYAPPPRGFDPEIDYVGDEVAMAPADSEETPKRRRRRRRRPDAAAPAE
- the panC gene encoding pantoate--beta-alanine ligase, with the protein product MIETLTDLARLRAVVSGWKRQGLRVAFVPTMGNLHAGHFSLVMLARQYADRVVSSVFVNPTQFGPNEDFTRYPRTPEADTSGLEGAGCDVLWLPTVESMYPLGVELALRMHTPGVSEVLEGACRPGHFDGVCTVVARLFNQVQPDLAAFGKKDYQQLAVIRQMVADLAFPIEILGGGIVREADGLAMSSRNQYLSAEERPRAAQIRQTLLAMRDWHVAGRPRAEIEAAASAQLQAAGFVVDYTVLRLPDLSEPQDHQGPRVALIAARLGRTRLIDNLEF
- the folK gene encoding 2-amino-4-hydroxy-6-hydroxymethyldihydropteridine diphosphokinase, yielding MSAALGPAPVQACIGLGGNLGDAVATLRAAIAALDTLPHTRLLRASQLYRSPAWGNQAQPDFINAAALLSTGLPAPELLQALLALEARHGRQRTPGERWGPRTLDLDLLLYAEAVIDLPGLQVPHPHLHQRGFALLPLAEIAAEATIPGHGTVRDVSGRIETDGIVAIGR